The genomic stretch CGTGTTCACCATCCCCCCGCCGGTCACCAGGGGCAGAACGGCGAGGCTCGTCAATAGCAGGGTAACCAAGAGCGGCCATTCGATGCGCCGCGTCCATCCCTGCGCAAAGGAGGCCGGGGAGATCGATCTCATAGCCGCTTCTTGAGGTAATAGAAACCGACTGGCAAACAAAAAGCGACCAGCGCTACCAACAGACCGCTCGAGTGATAGATCGCATTACCCGCCCTCGGCAAAAGCGGTTTCGGCGTAGGACGAGGGGTTGGTGTCGGCGTGTAAGCGGGTGTGCTGGTGGCTGTGGCGGTCGGAATCAAACGGGCACCAAACTCCACTTGGAAACGCGTGCCGCCCGACACGGCCACACCCCACCGGTCAGGGCTGGTGGATTCGTACCCATAAGGATTTTGTCGCGTGATGATGTAGTTGCCTGGAGGCAGGCCTTCCACGCAAATGGGTTGGGCTTGGGTTGTGCTTTTAAACGTACTCACTGCCACCCCATCCATATTCATCACGGTGATGAACACGCCGTGCAGGAATGTCTCCTCAGCGTCGCGCTTGCCATTCCCGTTGGCGTCTTCGAAGGTAACGAAGCAGATATCTGCCGTTATTGGCGTCGGGGAGGCAGTGGGCGTTGGGGAGAGAGTGGGCGTCGCAGTGGCCTGTGGTGTGTTGGTAGGTTTGGGCGTTGTCGGCTTTGGCGTGGGTTTGATGACCGAAAGACAGGCTTCATCCCAATAGGAGTCATTGAAGTGGGAGCGGAACTCCGGATTGCCGCGAGTGAAGACGGTGATAGTGCTCGCCTTAGCCACCGCGCTAACACTGAGTTGCATCCATGTGTTATACTCCATACGTGGTTCAGACCAGATAATATTGGGTGATTGCCAGTCTGTACCACCGGTGGGGTCAATGCCAACCCAGACTCGATAGTTGCCTGGCCTCACTGCATTGTCTGGGTTTGGATCTTCACTGCTCCAGACCTGTACCCAGATGGAGAAGGTCAATTGGCTGTTCACAGGCACAGCGACTTGTTGCCACAAACCCGCGTTATGGGTGGAGTAGGTCGTGAACATTTTCTGCGCGAAATTGCCGTGATGGATGCGGCGCGTGCCATGTTTGCTGGCGTCTTCTGGCTTGTACTCAGGCCGGCGGTTGTACCCATCCGCCTGGAAAGGACCATCTTGATACCATAGGTTCCAGCCATTGGCGATTGTAAGTTCGCCTGCCCCTCGGTCGCTGAACCCATCCTCGAAACTTGGGTTGACTAATGCGTTGTTAATGCAACCACCTTGAGGACTTGGACTGGCATAGACGCGAAGTGGCATCATCACTAGAAAAGCGATGGCTAATATACGAAGTATTTTCATGCTCTGCATCAGAGATGTTTGACCTCCTTTTTTCCGACTTACAAGGGCCTAAAGGATCTAATGTCTGCCAAATTTGCTAAGTTCAATAAAACGAACGCCACTCTAGTCCTTAGCCTGTTTTTGGCCGCTGCCTTGCGATTGATGCATCTGGCTGCCACGCCCCTAAGTTGGGATGAGGGTTGGAGCATCGGCCTGAGCACTTTGGGGCTCAGTGAGATCAATCGCATCACCGCGCTCGACGTACACCCCCCATTATACTACGATCTGCTCAAAACATGGATGGTCTTCGGCAAGTCCGAGTTCATGGTACGCTTCCTGTCGGTTGCAGCAGGTCTGTTGGCTGTGCCACTGGTGTATGTGGTAGGTCTGCGGTGGGCTAATGAGCGCGTCGGCCTGTTAGCCGCTCTGTCTGCAGCCGCCAGTCCGTTCCTGATTTACTACTCGCAAGTGGCACGTATGTATGCCCTTTGTACCGCGCTGGTGTTACTGGCAACGTATTCCCTGCTGCGAGCGGCAAAAGAAGAGCACCTCACTTACTATGTGGTTTTCACCCTCTCCGCCACAGCGGCCCTATACACTTTTTATTATGCCCTATTCCCCCTTATCTGTGTAATTGCCTACGCTTTGTGGCAATACCGCCCTCGGTGGCGACGGATTTTTGCCTCTTGTTTGGCTCTCGGGATACTCTATGCCCCGTGGGTCTTTTATGCTCTGCCACCTATGCTCAACAGGATAGGGACACGGACTGGCTTTGAATTTGCCGTTGCTGATCTGGTGCGTTTCGCTGCTGACGGTTTCTTCGGCCTCGTCTTTGCCTATGGTGCGGGATGGTGGCCAGTGTATCTCGTGCTCATCTTGTTCGCCGCGGGTTTGACCGTAACGCTGATAGAACGCCGCAACGCCAAGCCGATCGCCATGCCCTTGGCAGCGATCGTTCTCACGTTAGCGAGCGTCTCCGTGGGTGCGAAAGCCCACATGTTTGCCGCTCGCTATGCCATTGTGGCCAGCCCGTTTCTGGCGCTGGCGTTGGCCTGGGCATGGGACGCGCTCGGCCGACGCTCAGAGTTGGCCATGGCTGTTGGCATTCTATTATGGATCATTTCCATCACACCCAGTATCAGTGGTTACGTATATCAAAAAAGTTACGAGACCTCTGGCGCGTTTGATCCGGCCAGCGACCAGCGTTATTTATCCCGCATCACTACCCCCGATGATATCGTTTTCTTCAATGTCCTGAGCCTGGCTGGTGCTTACGAACGTTATCGCCAAGCGGATGATCCAGCCTGGTCTTATCTCCTGCGTTGGGATCCCGTGGTCGAGCCGTTGGAACCGGCAATACAAAATCGGCTCCTGCCTGCGACCCGAGAACACCAGCGGCTATGGTTTGTGCTGTACAAAGGCGGCTTCGGTCCAAATGGGCCTCTGCTGGACTGGCTGACTTTCAACCTCTATCCTGCTGTCGGTCAGTGGCGAGAGGATACTTTCTACCAGCTCTACCTGGTCCCCCAAGGCTCGCCTCGAAAAGTCGAACTGAACGCCCAGTTTGAGAAAAACATTATACTGGACAGCGCTGAATTTCCTACCCAGGCTTATGGGGGTCTTACCGTACGCCTAATCTGGCACGCAATACAGATCCCGATCGGTGATGTCAAGGTATTCGTACACCTCTATGACGCCGACGGCCACTTGGTGGCCCAGCATGATGCCTTTCCGGCAAATGACCTACGCCCGCCCTCTACCTGGCAGGTAGGTGAAACCATTGTGGATAACCATGGCCTGGTACTACCCCCCATAGCCAGTGGGAAATTCAGTTTAGTTGTAGGTCTCTACGAACCGAGATCCGGCGATCGTCTGCACTTGCCAGATGGCAGCGATCACCTCTTGCTCGGCGAGGTTGAAATATCGCCTGAGTAAAGGCGTGTCCGAGCGGCCGCATACAGGTTGGCTGTGAGATCTCGACCAACTACATCGTTGGCACAGGTATCACTACACTGTCTCCACTGGGTTGTCCCTCAGCATCCAGTGTCCGCAAGCGGCTCATATTCTCCAGCCGGTATAGCCCCACCCGCAATTCAACGGCTGTCGCGCTGTCCAGGTGCAGCCTGTGCTCGTCACAGACGATGTCACCGGGCCGCCACATTGTAGTAGGGTAGTAACCCCGGGCAGGTGGGGCATCATCCTGGGTGAGCATTGCCCCGCCGCTTAACGCATGTACGAAGACGGTGTAATCCACACTCATCGGGTGCTCTGCTTTCCAATATAGAGTTAGGTGTAATACACCTTCAGGCCCGCTTATCTGTTCGCAGCCCAGGAGAGTGATCCCCTGCTCGAAGCGCACATCCAGGTTGCGAGGCACTTGGCTAGCATCGGTGGTCTCGTAAGCCAAGTAAAGCAGCCTGGGCTCAGACTCCAAGTCACCGCGCTCGTAGGTGTCTTCACGAGCGCAGATGACGGCATTGTTTGGTAATACTCTCAAGAAAGCCTTATAATTTTCGTATGGCCAGACCACTAATAAGGTTCGCGGAGTGACGGAGGGTGTTGGAATTGGGGCCTCATCCCAAAGAAGGGTGAACCGTGGAGACACTGGGACGAGGAAACGCACGCTTGGCCAGTCGCGCCACAGCCGGGCTTGTAGATATACCGCACCAGCGGATGCCGAATCGCTCACCGCACTCATCCGGAACCCAGGGCCAATCCAGCCAACACCCGTCATCTGGTTGATACACGCGGCCAGTTCTGTAGCACCAGTTTCGAAGTGATAATAAACCGTCTCGCTTGGCGCATAAGCCAGAAAATAATCGCGCACAGTCCAAAGGCCACTGACAGCAACGATAGCGACCAAGGCTACGATAGCGAGCATTTGCCAACCACGACCTTCCATCCAGGTAGCGATCGCGTCCAAACCGAGGGCTGGGATGACGAAGACGAACGGCAAAATGCCCGCGGCACGCAAAAAATGAGGCGCTCCCTCGGCCAGGATGGTTGGTAGAAGCATCGCCGCGACCCAAATGAAGGTGAAGCGATGCCCCAACCGCCTACCGCGCAGGGCGACTATCACTCCGACCAAGAACGCCGTTGCCATCAGCAGATCAAACACGGGCCGATAGGGCAAGTTGTGTCGCGGAATGAAGTCGCCTCGAGTAGTGAACATGGCGAGCGTCCGGGCTAGGTTCAGTGCCAGTGTGCCCCAGAGGTCACCATGGTTGATCGCCGGATTAAAAATAGATACCTGATCAGTGCGGCCCAGGATGATCTCCGGGTGTCCCCAAGCATATAATCCAAGGGGCACGAGCATCACTGTAGCGGGGATGAGGAAATAAACAAGATCGTGGCGGAGTAAAGAGCGCCTGCTGAATACCAAATAGGCAATGAAGACAGCCAACGCAATGACTGTGAAGCGCGTCGCTAGATAGGTGTAGAAGGCAAGCCCGTACATCGTCCCAGCAAGCATGATGTCCAGGTGACGGCGAGCACGAACCCCACGCCAAAGAAGCCACAAACTGGCCGTCACAAGCAGGGGCATGGCGATGACGCGGAACCCGATGCGACTCAGATTGACGTGCCAGAATGACAAAGCCGTGATAGCAGCAGATAAGAGAGCGATGCGAGCATTGAGGGCCTGGCGCGCCCATAGATAGATGACTGGGATGGTCCCTGTACCAAGGATTGCCGCGACGAGGCGTATGGCGCCGGGGCTGCGTCCAAACAGGGCCACGGAGACAGCCACTAGGTAGATGAAAAGTGGCTCGCGACCGTTGTTCGCTGGAAAGTAAATAGGCCGTTCTCCGGCTAGAACTCGCAAGGCATCAAGTCCGTTGTACGCTTCGTCGCGATATAAGCCCGGCGGCAACGAGCCGATGGCGTAAAAACGGAGACCTGCCGCTATTGCCAGGATAATCAAGAGACAAGCCCACTCCATCCGAGATGGGTGATCTGACTGTCGCAAAGCGTTGCTCTCCCGGCGTATCGCCATAGTTTACCATAAAACTTTGGATAAAACTCAATAGCCATTATAAACTAAGTACCGGAAATATCCAAGGAGTTCTCATCTCGTGCGGGTACTAATGCTTTCGAAAGCCTGCATTATAGGTGCTTACCAGCGAAAACTGGAGGAACTGGCTTCTATACCAGGCGTTGAGCTGACGGTTATCGTTCCGCCTTACTGGCGGGAGGGCGACCATGCCATTCTGCTCGAACGGCTCTACACACATGGCTATGATCTTATCATCGAAGAAATGGCGCTCAATGGACATTTCCACCTGCATTTCTATCCCCGTTTGGCCCGCCATTTCATCCGCCTACACCCCGATATCGTCCACGTAGATGAGGAACCGTACAACCTAGCAACTTGGCAGGCCATGCATTTAGCGGTGTCAACTGGCGCGCGGGGCCTCTTTTTCACCTGGCAGAATATCCTGCGCCGTTATCCGCCGCCATTCTGCCTGTTCGAGCGCTATAATTTTGCCCATGCTGCACATGCCATTGCCGGCAACCATGAAACAGTGGAAGTACTGCGGGCAAAGGGTTACAAAGGGCCGATACAGGTCATCCCCCAATTCGGCGTAGATCCACAGCTATATCGCCCTATGAGAATAAAAGGAGGTGAAGAGCCGTTCACCATCGGCTACGTTGGACGATTGGTGGAGGAAAAAGGGATAAGGCTGCTCGTAGAGGCTGTGGCGGGATTA from Chloroflexota bacterium encodes the following:
- a CDS encoding glycosyltransferase family 39 protein, with product MSAKFAKFNKTNATLVLSLFLAAALRLMHLAATPLSWDEGWSIGLSTLGLSEINRITALDVHPPLYYDLLKTWMVFGKSEFMVRFLSVAAGLLAVPLVYVVGLRWANERVGLLAALSAAASPFLIYYSQVARMYALCTALVLLATYSLLRAAKEEHLTYYVVFTLSATAALYTFYYALFPLICVIAYALWQYRPRWRRIFASCLALGILYAPWVFYALPPMLNRIGTRTGFEFAVADLVRFAADGFFGLVFAYGAGWWPVYLVLILFAAGLTVTLIERRNAKPIAMPLAAIVLTLASVSVGAKAHMFAARYAIVASPFLALALAWAWDALGRRSELAMAVGILLWIISITPSISGYVYQKSYETSGAFDPASDQRYLSRITTPDDIVFFNVLSLAGAYERYRQADDPAWSYLLRWDPVVEPLEPAIQNRLLPATREHQRLWFVLYKGGFGPNGPLLDWLTFNLYPAVGQWREDTFYQLYLVPQGSPRKVELNAQFEKNIILDSAEFPTQAYGGLTVRLIWHAIQIPIGDVKVFVHLYDADGHLVAQHDAFPANDLRPPSTWQVGETIVDNHGLVLPPIASGKFSLVVGLYEPRSGDRLHLPDGSDHLLLGEVEISPE
- a CDS encoding glycosyltransferase family 39 protein, producing the protein MRQSDHPSRMEWACLLIILAIAAGLRFYAIGSLPPGLYRDEAYNGLDALRVLAGERPIYFPANNGREPLFIYLVAVSVALFGRSPGAIRLVAAILGTGTIPVIYLWARQALNARIALLSAAITALSFWHVNLSRIGFRVIAMPLLVTASLWLLWRGVRARRHLDIMLAGTMYGLAFYTYLATRFTVIALAVFIAYLVFSRRSLLRHDLVYFLIPATVMLVPLGLYAWGHPEIILGRTDQVSIFNPAINHGDLWGTLALNLARTLAMFTTRGDFIPRHNLPYRPVFDLLMATAFLVGVIVALRGRRLGHRFTFIWVAAMLLPTILAEGAPHFLRAAGILPFVFVIPALGLDAIATWMEGRGWQMLAIVALVAIVAVSGLWTVRDYFLAYAPSETVYYHFETGATELAACINQMTGVGWIGPGFRMSAVSDSASAGAVYLQARLWRDWPSVRFLVPVSPRFTLLWDEAPIPTPSVTPRTLLVVWPYENYKAFLRVLPNNAVICAREDTYERGDLESEPRLLYLAYETTDASQVPRNLDVRFEQGITLLGCEQISGPEGVLHLTLYWKAEHPMSVDYTVFVHALSGGAMLTQDDAPPARGYYPTTMWRPGDIVCDEHRLHLDSATAVELRVGLYRLENMSRLRTLDAEGQPSGDSVVIPVPTM
- a CDS encoding glycosyltransferase family 4 protein, which encodes MRVLMLSKACIIGAYQRKLEELASIPGVELTVIVPPYWREGDHAILLERLYTHGYDLIIEEMALNGHFHLHFYPRLARHFIRLHPDIVHVDEEPYNLATWQAMHLAVSTGARGLFFTWQNILRRYPPPFCLFERYNFAHAAHAIAGNHETVEVLRAKGYKGPIQVIPQFGVDPQLYRPMRIKGGEEPFTIGYVGRLVEEKGIRLLVEAVAGLEGDWQLSIVGEGPQRSVIERLSHKLGIANCVHFQRHIPSIQMPAHLNSLDVLVLPSLTKPNWKEQFGRVLIEAMACEVPVIGSDSGEIPHVIGDAGLVFPEGDVVALRNHLRRLMDEPEIRRQLGQRGRARVLAHYTQARIAQETYQVYQGILAEG